The Arabidopsis thaliana chromosome 5, partial sequence genomic interval GTTATAATTACCCTACAATTTCTCATCTAAAACACCAACTAGACTACATTTTATTAAGTGATATCTAAGTAGAATCACATTCAATTAACAGGCTTTCAACAAACATAATTGTATAAAAAACAAGCAATATAAGGATATGCATTAGTCCAGAGTCTAAATTCGTTGTAGTCATTAGTCGTAAGATATGTGTCTTCTTTTTAGGGTGCTTAACCGCGACTTGTGTAATGACAATTTCtcttaggattttttttttgtttccggTCAAGTACTTCTTATAACACggtttaaaaagagaaaaatcttaATTGGACGGttgaaccaaatcaaaccaaaagcaTACCAAAGATCGAAAAACCCGGAATAGgctaataataaatttatttatttcataatttagACAAATTATTACATTATTGACAAAACCGAACCCTGATCTCTTGTATTGTTGctgaagaaactaaaacattatGAACCAAATTAAAGGACTCAACACTAACGTCCTCTGCAAACTTCACCAAATACATATACTTTTCAACAATTTCATATCTTGTACGGAGACATATCCAACTTCCGAAACATCACTTACCGAACAAGTACGTACTGATCTCATTTTATCACTTATGATGGCGAAACCACGACAAGTTGTTTCCCGACGTTTTTACCGTGAAAGAGTCCAACGAGAGCAGCAGGAGCACTCTCGAGTCCATCAGCAACATCTTCCACATACTTTATCTTCCCTTCTTTTATATACGGAACCACAAACTCCAAGAACTCCGAGTATTTGTGGAAGTAATCGAAACAGTTGAACCCTTCAATACGGATTCGTTTGTATGTAATGAGCGAGAGGCCGTATATACCTTCCGGATTCTTCAGATTGTACTGTGAGATCATCCCACATGCCGCGATACGGCCGTGTGGTCTCATGTTTAAGATCACTGCATCCAGCATCTTGCCTCCTACGTTCTCAAAGTATATGTCAATGCCTTCAGGGAAACACCTAAAAATGAGAGAATTAATCTTTTCATATTAGTTAGTCTTGATTTGTGGATAGAAGAAATCTTTGCTTGTACCTTTTTAGGGCACCAATAAGATTGTGTTCTTCCTTGTAGTTGAAGGCATCATCGAATCCAAACTTGTTCTTGAGGAGATCAACCTAAAGAAGCTCAACAAATCAAGATCCAATTACGAAAGCTAGAGTTTCAAGTAAAACCTACCTTTTCTTTACTCCCAGCGCTTCCAACAACATAACAACCCATCAACTTAGCAAATTGTCCTACAAGCTGACCAACCGCGCCAGATGCAGCCGACACAAACACAGTATCTCCTTTCTTTGGAGTACATATCTCGTAAAACCCAACATACGCGGTCATACCAGGCATACCTTTCAAGAACAGAGGAGAGTGAAAATAATTACAATGTTGTTAACAACAACGGATCATAAGGCCTAGAGGAAGGGGGATTAACAATACCAAGAAGTCCTGTGTAGTAAGATAAAGGAAAATTGGTATGATGGATCTTGAAGTGAAGATTAGGAATTGGTGTAATAACACTGTACTCTTCCCATCCTACTGCTCCCCAAATTAAGTCACCTTCTTCGTAATCTGAGTGTCCAGAATCTATCACTTTAGACACTCCAAACCCTGAGATAGGCtacacacaacacaacacagcATAAGTCtctcacaatttttttatagatgCGTTTAAGCGATGAACAATAAGTAGATGTTTTTACCTTGCCGGGAGTGAAGGACTGAGCAGTAGCAGGGCTCAGAGGATCAGGTTTCCTCATACGATTTCGCATGTAAGGATCACAAGACAAGTAGAGATTCTTCACCAACGCCGTCATAGATCCCTTTAGCACCCTAAGATcgatggtggtggaggtgatTACAAGGTCGGATTCCTTGGCGAAACCGGTTACGTAATCAAGTAACACGACTTGCTTGTTGATCGTTGTCGccattttttagaaaatgtttgtttttggttccTCAACGTCTTTATTTGTCTCTACTTATACAAGCTCTTCTACGGTTAGTGCGGTTATTAAAGCCACAAGTTGAGGAGataatctttttatttgctaaaCTACTATTCTAACAATGCAAAACTAATGAAGCCAAACTTAGTTGTGTTAAGCATAATTTCTTGCGCTTTTATGTGTGATGCAAACAATGTGGGGGGATTAAACAATGTTGCATACTTTAAgttgatgtttttttaaagagaaaatccAAACGCAAAGAAGAACCTAAACCGAATTTTGTATCTATTTGATTCGAAACCATAACAAACATTATCTTTatccataaaacaaaaaccaccCACACAAACTCTAATTGGATAAAGTACAAGTATCAAACATAGTTTCACTCAcgagcaacaacaacaacttgttTCCCAACATTCTTACCATGGAAGAGTCCCACAAGAGCTTCGGGAGCTTTCTCAAGCCCATCAGCTACATCTTCCACGTACGTTATCTTCCCTTCTCTAATGTGGGGAAGCACAAACTCCAAGAACTTTGAGTATTTGTCGTAGAAATCAGACACTACAAAGCCTTGAATGCGGATTCTTTTGTAGATTATGTTGGATAGGTTGTGTACACCTTCCTGGTTCTCAAGATTGTACTGTGAGATCATTCCACAGACAGCGATACGCCCGTGCATGTTCATGTTCACAAGCACTGCATCTAGCATTTTGCCTCCTACATTCTCAAAGTATATGTCAATGCCATTAGGGAAACACCTGGAAAAAAGGAGAATATCTCTTAGATTAGTCAAAACGCAATTGACAAGATCAATCGAAAAGTATTGCCACTTTATTATGCAAACCGATTCTAACATTTATAGGCATAAAACGCTTAGAAATAAGTAGTTCACCGAACCTTTTTAGGGCAGCAGTAAGGTCAGATTCTTCCTTGTAGTTAAATGCATCATCAAACCCAAACTTGGTCTTCAGAAGATCAACCTAACGGATCCCCCAAAAGTAAAACGGCTAATTAATCATTCTTTTGAAggagaacaaagaaacataaggaaacaaaatatggAAATGATTATCAATTCCTCACCTTCTCTTTACTTCCAGCGCTTCCAACAACATAACAGCCCATCATCTTAGCAAGTTGTCCCACAAGCTGACCAACAGCACCAGATGCAGCTGACACATAAACTGTCTCTCCTTCCTTTGGAGAACAAACTTCATAAAACCCAGCATAGGCAGT includes:
- a CDS encoding Zinc-binding dehydrogenase family protein (Zinc-binding dehydrogenase family protein; FUNCTIONS IN: oxidoreductase activity, binding, zinc ion binding, catalytic activity; INVOLVED IN: response to oxidative stress; EXPRESSED IN: leaf whorl, sepal, flower, stamen; EXPRESSED DURING: 4 anthesis, petal differentiation and expansion stage; CONTAINS InterPro DOMAIN/s: GroES-like (InterPro:IPR011032), NAD(P)-binding domain (InterPro:IPR016040), Alcohol dehydrogenase, C-terminal (InterPro:IPR013149), Alcohol dehydrogenase superfamily, zinc-containing (InterPro:IPR002085); BEST Arabidopsis thaliana protein match is: Zinc-binding dehydrogenase family protein (TAIR:AT5G37980.1); Has 1807 Blast hits to 1807 proteins in 277 species: Archae - 0; Bacteria - 0; Metazoa - 736; Fungi - 347; Plants - 385; Viruses - 0; Other Eukaryotes - 339 (source: NCBI BLink).), whose translation is MATTINKQVVLLDYVTGFAKESDLVITSTTIDLRVLKGSMTALVKNLYLSCDPYMRNRMRKPDPLSPATAQSFTPGKPISGFGVSKVIDSGHSDYEEGDLIWGAVGWEEYSVITPIPNLHFKIHHTNFPLSYYTGLLGMPGMTAYVGFYEICTPKKGDTVFVSAASGAVGQLVGQFAKLMGCYVVGSAGSKEKVDLLKNKFGFDDAFNYKEEHNLIGALKRCFPEGIDIYFENVGGKMLDAVILNMRPHGRIAACGMISQYNLKNPEGIYGLSLITYKRIRIEGFNCFDYFHKYSEFLEFVVPYIKEGKIKYVEDVADGLESAPAALVGLFHGKNVGKQLVVVSPS
- the AER gene encoding alkenal reductase (alkenal reductase (AER); FUNCTIONS IN: 2-alkenal reductase activity; INVOLVED IN: response to oxidative stress, response to cadmium ion, response to cyclopentenone; LOCATED IN: cytosol, nucleus; EXPRESSED IN: 17 plant structures; EXPRESSED DURING: 11 growth stages; CONTAINS InterPro DOMAIN/s: GroES-like (InterPro:IPR011032), Polyketide synthase, enoylreductase (InterPro:IPR020843), NAD(P)-binding domain (InterPro:IPR016040), Alcohol dehydrogenase, C-terminal (InterPro:IPR013149), Alcohol dehydrogenase superfamily, zinc-containing (InterPro:IPR002085); BEST Arabidopsis thaliana protein match is: Zinc-binding dehydrogenase family protein (TAIR:AT5G17000.1); Has 1807 Blast hits to 1807 proteins in 277 species: Archae - 0; Bacteria - 0; Metazoa - 736; Fungi - 347; Plants - 385; Viruses - 0; Other Eukaryotes - 339 (source: NCBI BLink).) translates to MTATNKQVILKDYVSGFPTESDFDFTTTTVELRVPEGTNSVLVKNLYLSCDPYMRIRMGKPDPSTAALAQAYTPGQPIQGYGVSRIIESGHPDYKKGDLLWGIVAWEEYSVITPMTHAHFKIQHTDVPLSYYTGLLGMPGMTAYAGFYEVCSPKEGETVYVSAASGAVGQLVGQLAKMMGCYVVGSAGSKEKVDLLKTKFGFDDAFNYKEESDLTAALKRCFPNGIDIYFENVGGKMLDAVLVNMNMHGRIAVCGMISQYNLENQEGVHNLSNIIYKRIRIQGFVVSDFYDKYSKFLEFVLPHIREGKITYVEDVADGLEKAPEALVGLFHGKNVGKQVVVVARE